A stretch of Microbacterium sp. LWH3-1.2 DNA encodes these proteins:
- a CDS encoding UDP-N-acetylmuramate dehydrogenase, translating into MTTVTPVPLARLTTLRTGGTPERMIDAATTAELVDALRDVWATGDEWLVLGGGSNLFVGDEPFEGTVVRVLTTGIERMASPVPGRVRLTVQAGHDWDDLVAFAVAEGLGGIEAMSGIPGTVGAAPVQNIGAYGQEIVQTLSEVELLDESTGEVSTVPAAELGLGFRTSVLKHHYGSVPARRAVILSVTLDLPDIGQGARRIAGDQLRTALRLGPDDEATLAWVRERILETRRSKGMVLDADDPDTYSAGSFFQNAVVSASFARTLPEACPRWPVHPDLDPVLVIPLANFDGYVPAPTTVESDVKVSAGWLIEHAGVRKGFKLPRSRAGLSTKHALALTNRGHATAAELAELARFIQGRVQSEFGLILQPEPVLVNVEL; encoded by the coding sequence ATGACCACAGTGACCCCCGTCCCGCTTGCGCGGCTCACGACGCTCCGCACCGGCGGCACACCGGAGCGCATGATCGACGCCGCCACCACCGCCGAGCTCGTCGACGCCCTGCGCGACGTGTGGGCCACCGGCGACGAGTGGCTCGTGCTGGGCGGCGGATCGAACCTGTTCGTCGGCGATGAGCCGTTCGAGGGCACCGTCGTGCGCGTGCTCACGACCGGCATCGAACGAATGGCGTCCCCTGTCCCCGGACGCGTGCGGCTCACGGTCCAGGCGGGGCACGACTGGGACGACCTCGTCGCGTTCGCGGTCGCCGAAGGACTCGGCGGGATCGAGGCGATGTCGGGGATCCCCGGAACCGTCGGCGCCGCCCCGGTGCAGAACATCGGTGCGTACGGCCAGGAGATCGTGCAGACCCTCAGCGAGGTCGAGCTGCTCGACGAGTCGACGGGCGAGGTGTCGACCGTTCCCGCCGCCGAGCTGGGGCTGGGCTTCCGCACCTCGGTTCTCAAGCACCACTACGGCTCGGTTCCCGCGCGGCGCGCGGTGATCCTCTCGGTGACGCTCGACCTCCCCGACATCGGTCAGGGCGCCCGTCGCATCGCCGGCGATCAGCTCCGTACCGCGCTGCGCCTCGGTCCCGACGACGAGGCGACCCTCGCGTGGGTGCGCGAGCGCATCCTCGAGACCCGGCGCAGCAAGGGCATGGTGCTCGACGCAGACGACCCCGACACGTACAGCGCCGGGTCGTTCTTCCAGAACGCCGTGGTGTCGGCATCCTTCGCCCGCACGCTCCCCGAGGCGTGCCCGCGCTGGCCCGTGCACCCCGACCTCGACCCCGTGCTCGTCATCCCGCTGGCGAACTTCGACGGCTACGTGCCCGCGCCCACGACCGTCGAGTCCGACGTGAAAGTGAGCGCCGGCTGGCTCATCGAGCACGCCGGCGTGCGCAAGGGCTTCAAGCTGCCGCGCTCGCGCGCCGGCCTGTCGACCAAGCACGCCCTGGCGCTCACGAACCGGGGCCACGCGACCGCCGCCGAGCTCGCCGAGCTCGCGCGCTTCATCCAGGGCCGCGTGCAGTCCGAGTTCGGCCTGATCCTGCAGCCCGAGCCCGTCCTGGTGAACGTCGAGCTCTGA
- a CDS encoding MaoC/PaaZ C-terminal domain-containing protein: protein MSALQNLTIGDVVADRTVHLTRESLVRYAGASGDFNPIHYRDDVASAVGLPGVLAHGMLTMGLAVGTIESWVGDTGRILEYGVRFTKPVVVDPETGADVTVVAKVGAVDEESARIDLTVSFEGTTVLVKAQVRVRTV from the coding sequence GTGAGTGCGCTCCAGAACCTGACCATCGGCGACGTCGTCGCCGATCGCACCGTGCACCTCACACGCGAGTCCCTCGTGCGCTACGCCGGGGCCTCCGGGGACTTCAACCCGATCCACTACCGCGACGATGTGGCTTCCGCGGTGGGCCTGCCCGGCGTCCTCGCCCACGGCATGCTCACGATGGGCCTCGCCGTCGGCACGATCGAGTCGTGGGTCGGCGACACCGGCCGCATCCTCGAGTACGGCGTGCGCTTCACCAAGCCCGTCGTCGTCGACCCGGAGACCGGCGCCGATGTCACCGTCGTCGCGAAGGTCGGCGCGGTCGACGAGGAGTCGGCGCGCATCGACCTCACCGTGTCATTCGAAGGCACCACGGTGCTCGTCAAGGCGCAGGTGCGCGTCCGGACCGTCTGA
- a CDS encoding FAS1-like dehydratase domain-containing protein, whose amino-acid sequence MPVNPELVGRDFPPTTPYLVGREKVREFARAVFADDPQHTDPAAAQALGYADVVAPPTFAIVVTDATLQQLLGEPDSGIVLKNVLHAEQRFRYSRPIVAGDELTAKLSVTGIRGMAAAALVTSESEITDAAGVHVVTATSVLLVGEDDQ is encoded by the coding sequence GTGCCAGTGAACCCCGAGCTCGTCGGCCGCGACTTCCCGCCGACGACCCCCTACCTCGTGGGTCGCGAGAAGGTGCGCGAGTTCGCGCGCGCCGTCTTCGCCGATGACCCGCAGCACACCGACCCCGCCGCCGCCCAGGCGCTCGGCTACGCCGACGTCGTCGCGCCGCCGACCTTCGCGATCGTCGTGACCGACGCCACGCTCCAGCAGCTGCTGGGCGAGCCCGACTCGGGCATCGTCCTCAAGAACGTGCTGCACGCCGAGCAGAGGTTCCGCTACTCGCGGCCGATCGTGGCAGGCGACGAGCTGACTGCGAAGCTCTCCGTCACCGGTATCCGGGGCATGGCCGCGGCGGCGCTGGTGACGAGCGAGTCCGAGATCACGGATGCCGCGGGCGTTCACGTCGTCACCGCGACGTCCGTCCTGCTCGTGGGGGAGGACGACCAGTGA
- a CDS encoding sulfite exporter TauE/SafE family protein, producing the protein MTPHDAARPTHGARFILTCVGIGLLAGLLSGLFGVGGGTVIVPFLVLFLRFDQRLAAGTSLAAIVPTATVGVISYAVHGSVAWIPALLLAAGAVFGAQIGTWLLPRLSLTVLRSAFVGFLAAVIVSLFIVIPSRDAELSLTWLSGVLLVVLGVVTGILSGLIGVGGGIIVVPALMVLFGTSDLVAKGTSLLMMIPTAVSGTVGNIRRHNVDLVAAAIIGVAACTTTALGAWAATLIDPFVGNMLFAAYLVIIAVQMGLRAWRGRPRPATGPAGPAEPAR; encoded by the coding sequence ATGACCCCGCACGACGCAGCGCGCCCCACCCACGGTGCTCGCTTCATCCTCACCTGCGTCGGCATCGGTCTGCTCGCCGGGCTGTTGTCGGGCCTGTTCGGTGTGGGTGGCGGCACGGTCATCGTGCCCTTCCTCGTGCTGTTCCTCCGCTTCGACCAGCGCCTCGCGGCCGGTACGTCGCTCGCGGCGATCGTGCCCACCGCGACGGTCGGCGTCATCTCGTACGCCGTGCACGGCTCGGTGGCGTGGATCCCCGCGCTGCTGCTCGCCGCCGGTGCGGTGTTCGGCGCCCAGATCGGCACCTGGCTGCTGCCGCGCCTCTCGCTGACGGTGCTGCGGTCGGCGTTCGTCGGCTTCCTCGCCGCCGTCATCGTGAGCCTGTTCATCGTCATCCCGTCCCGCGACGCCGAGCTCTCGCTCACCTGGCTGAGCGGAGTCCTGCTCGTCGTGTTGGGCGTGGTCACCGGCATCCTGTCCGGGCTCATCGGCGTCGGCGGCGGCATCATCGTGGTCCCCGCGCTCATGGTGCTGTTCGGCACGAGCGACCTCGTGGCCAAGGGAACATCGTTGCTCATGATGATCCCGACGGCGGTCTCGGGTACGGTCGGCAACATCCGCCGGCACAACGTGGACCTCGTCGCCGCGGCGATCATCGGCGTCGCGGCGTGCACGACGACGGCGCTCGGCGCGTGGGCGGCGACCCTCATCGATCCCTTCGTCGGCAACATGCTGTTCGCGGCCTATCTGGTGATCATCGCGGTGCAGATGGGCCTGCGGGCCTGGCGCGGCCGCCCTCGCCCGGCGACCGGCCCGGCCGGGCCGGCGGAGCCGGCTCGGTAG
- a CDS encoding DUF2510 domain-containing protein — protein sequence MTTTPPGWYDDGHGAMRWWDGTQWTDHVAQPDPETSPAPSEAEIVASRLGFDQQAEVTVPADAAARPEGSAESDAVGRSGRPVASGEYPAVDGYAPVEGYPQGVYPGTPAGVAPAGGGFSAATEPRSKSKLWIVWVVLGVVLLGIVIAAAVVIPLLILSASTANSGGQSDDERTAVATVGLYDDAWQEGDCEKLIAATTEQFRTESELSDCAAFADQAAAFSTGIEDYTVNITDVETVGDEITVTTNETFLSLVDENGEPTEPTEVAQVYEYTLVESDGDWLIDYLYSE from the coding sequence ATGACGACGACTCCTCCCGGCTGGTACGACGACGGTCACGGCGCGATGCGCTGGTGGGACGGCACGCAGTGGACGGATCACGTCGCGCAGCCCGATCCGGAGACCTCGCCTGCGCCGTCCGAGGCGGAGATCGTTGCCTCCCGGCTCGGCTTCGACCAGCAGGCCGAGGTGACCGTTCCGGCCGATGCTGCCGCCCGTCCCGAGGGTTCGGCCGAGTCCGACGCCGTCGGTCGGTCCGGCCGTCCCGTCGCGTCGGGGGAGTATCCGGCGGTGGACGGGTATGCGCCGGTCGAGGGGTATCCGCAGGGGGTCTACCCCGGAACGCCCGCCGGCGTCGCCCCGGCCGGGGGCGGCTTCTCCGCGGCGACCGAGCCCCGCAGCAAGTCGAAGCTGTGGATCGTGTGGGTCGTGCTCGGTGTCGTGCTGCTGGGCATCGTGATCGCGGCAGCCGTCGTGATCCCGCTGCTGATTCTGTCGGCATCGACGGCGAACTCGGGCGGCCAGTCCGACGACGAGCGCACAGCGGTCGCGACCGTCGGGCTCTACGACGACGCCTGGCAGGAGGGCGACTGCGAGAAGCTCATCGCTGCCACGACCGAACAATTCCGTACCGAGTCGGAGCTGAGCGATTGCGCGGCCTTCGCCGATCAGGCCGCGGCCTTCAGTACCGGGATCGAGGACTACACGGTGAACATCACCGACGTGGAGACTGTCGGCGACGAGATCACCGTGACGACGAACGAGACCTTCCTGTCGCTCGTCGACGAGAACGGCGAGCCGACCGAGCCCACCGAGGTCGCACAGGTCTACGAGTACACGTTGGTCGAGTCCGACGGTGACTGGCTGATCGACTACTTGTACTCGGAATGA